One region of Cinclus cinclus chromosome 1, bCinCin1.1, whole genome shotgun sequence genomic DNA includes:
- the IGFBP1 gene encoding LOW QUALITY PROTEIN: insulin-like growth factor-binding protein 1 (The sequence of the model RefSeq protein was modified relative to this genomic sequence to represent the inferred CDS: deleted 1 base in 1 codon), which yields MYVKCLLLPGRRAALPGALPSGMSGPRCPLRRGWLLPLLLPLLLPLPPALARGAQPVLCAPCTPEKLAQCPPVPPDCPEPARQPGCGCCLTCALGPGQPCGVYTARCRLGFRCHVPAGEPRPLSALIQGHGTCLPASEAGGMRAEEPADSIEPDDMPLESTEITEDQLLNYQLMFPIGQDKSIPWNSITAYESMKAKTISELKKLKEKGPCQKELYRALYKLVKAQQRSRGEIYKFYLPNCNKNGFYHSKQCETLLDGESAQCWCVYPENGRRIPGSPEIKGDPECQQYLSSQE from the exons ATGTACGTGAAgtgcctcctgctc ccaggccGCCGAGCTGCCCTCCCCGGGGCCCTGCCCAGCGGCATGAGTGGCCCGCGGTGCCCGCTGCGCCGCGGCTG gctgctcccactgctgctcccGCTGCTGCTCCCGCTGCCGCCAGCGCTGGCCCGCGGCGCTCAGCCCGTGCTCTGCGCCCCCTGCACTCCGGAGAAGCTCGCCCAGTGCCCGCCCGTCCCGCCCGACTGCCCGGAGCCCGCCCGGCAGCCCGGCTGCGGCTGCTGCCTGACCTGCGCCCTCGGGCCGGGGCAGCCCTGCGGGGTCTACACCGCCCGCTGCCGCCTGGGGTTCCGCTGCCACGTCCCCGCcggggagccccggcccctctcCGCCCTCATCCAGGGGCACGGGACGTGCCTGCCCGCCAGCGAGGCCGGAGGGATGCGCGCGGAAGAGCCGGCAG ATTCTATAGAACCTGATGATATGCCTTtggaaagcactgaaataaCAGAGGATCAGCTGCTGAACTATCAGTTGATGTTTCCCATAGGCCAGGATAAATccattccctggaattccatCACTGCATATGAAAGCATGAAAGCAAAGACGATATCCGAACTCAAGAAATTGAAAGAGAAG GGTCCTTGTCAGAAGGAACTCTACAGAGCCCTGTATAAGTTGGTAAAGGCTCAGCAGAGAAGTAGAGGGGAGATTTACAAATTTTACTTGCCCAACTGCAACAAGAATGGATTTTACCACAGCAAACAG TGTGAAACTTTACTGGATGGAGAatctgctcagtgctggtgTGTCTATCCAGAAAATGGCAGAAGAATTCCTGGATCTCCAGAAATTAAAGGAGACCCAGAATGCCAACAGTATCTCAGCTCACAAGAATAA
- the CCDC201 gene encoding coiled-coil domain-containing protein 201 → MSEEDDSFLNVKRSLKKRLVKHSTPVDSMLSRTNPSLTDLTNQSIKDQDATKRVYASPTPKSNLSRSLSQVSLVRVDAYFPYTSPKRLSAALDLQELSKEKSQSSRLVFSRRRLSTVLASDESNQEPAHKVVPSIETQAATRASVDAAVTPERGPSWLVSGIPGIKDPPVAKSKKKKIDKTLQRKKERAWLLRQLKNIEEATKHELTIEEA, encoded by the exons ATGTCAGAGGAAGATGATTCTTTTCTGAATGTTAAAAGATCTCTGAAAAAGAGACTGGTGAAACACAGCACCCCAGTGGATTCAATGCTTTCAAGAACAAATCCATCTCTTACAGATCTGACAAATCAGTCAATCAAGGACCAAGATGCGACAAAGAGAGTTTATGCATCTCCAACACCAAAGTCAAATCTAAGTAGATCATTATCTCAAGTATCGTTAGTACGTGTTGATGCATACTTCCCTTATACGTCCCCAAAAAGGCTTTCAGCGGCGTTGGATTTGCAAGAACTAAGTAAGGAGAAAAGCCAAAGCTCTCGGCTTGTGTTTTCTAGAAGGAGGCTTTCCACTGTGTTGGCCTCTGATGAATCAAATCAAGAGCCAGCTCACAAGGTTGTCCCAAGCATAGAAACTCAAGCTGCCACCAGAGCATCGGTGGATGCTGCAGTAACTCCTGAGAGAGGACCTTCCTGGCTTGTTTCTGGAATACCAGGGATAAAAGATCCTCCTGTAGCAAAatccaaaaagaagaaaattgatAAAACTCTTCAG agaaagaaagaaagagcatGGCTGCTTCGTCAACTTAAAAACATTGAGGAGGCAACTAAACATGAACTGACAATTGAAGAAGCTTGA